The nucleotide sequence CATTCACCTTCACGCCGGCCTTCTCGCTGTTCGTCGAATGCGGATCCCAAGAGGAATTCGAGCGCCTGCTGGCGGCGCTGTCGCAAGACGGCATGATGCTGATGGAGCCGGATAACTACGGTTTCAGCCGCCGCTTTGCCTGGACCAACGACCGCTTCGGCGTGTCGTGGCAATTGAACCTGCCTTAGCGGGTCCGGCCCCATCGATCCAGGCGGGCGGCGCCCAGGTCTGGATGCCGCGCTAGCCGCCGCCCACGCCCTGCGTATCGAGCTTGCGCACTTCCTGGACCGAGGCGCGCGTGCCGGGGATATGGGAGCCGCGCAGCGAATGGCCGGCGGTTTCCACCACGTGCATCAGGGCCCAGGCGCCGACCACGCAGGCGCCCATCATGTAGTAGGCCGGCACCATGTTGCTGCCCGTCTTGCCGATCAGCCAATCGTTGATGGCCGGCGCCGTGCCGCCGAACAGCGAGGTCGATACGTTGTACGCGATGGCGAAGCCGGCGAAGCGTACGTGCGTGGGGAACATGGCCGGGAAGGTGGCCGATATGGTCGCCAGCTGCGGCGTGTACAGCAGTCCCAGTATCGCGTAGCCGACGATCGCACCCGTCAGCCCGGTGGCCATCAGGTGGAACATGGGGATCGCCAGCGCGAACAGGCCGATCAGCGAGGCCCACCACATGGGCTTGCGGCCCACCCGGTCGGACAGCCAGCCGATGAAGGGCAGGAATAGCATCATGAACAGCATGCCGATGATGGGGACGATCAGCGATTCCTGCGTGCTCAGGCCCAACTGGTTGGCGAAGTATGTAGGCGCGAAGCTGAGCAGCGTGTAGTTGACCACGTTCAGCGCGACCACCAGCCCGCCCAAGGCCAGCACCTGGCCCTTGTAGTCGGTGCAGACTTCCTTCACGCTGCCTTTCAGTTCCTGTTCCTGGTTCTCGTTCAGCACTTCCTCGGCCTCGCGGAACACCGGCGTTTCCTTCATGCGCGAGCGCAGGTACATGCCTATCATGCCCATGGGCAGGGCCAGGAAGAAGGGAATGCGCCAGCCCCATGCGTGCATGGCGGCATCGTCCAGCAGGACGGAGAAGCCCAGCATCAGCAGGGCGCCCAGCGAGAAACCGCCCAGCGTGCCCAATTCCAGGAAGCTGCCGCAGAAGCCGCGCCGCTTGTCCGGCGCGTATTCCGCCATGAAGGTGGCCGCGCCGCCGTATTCGCCGCCGGTGGAGAAACCCTGGACCATGCGCAGCAGGATCAGCAAAGTCGGCGCCCACAGACCAATGGTCTGATGGGAAGGAATCAGCCCGATGCAGACCGTGGCGCCGGACATCATCAGGATGGTCAGTGCGAGCACGGCCTTGCGGCCCAGCCGGTCGCCCAGCGGGCCCCAGAACAGGCCGCCGAAGGGGCGCACCAGGAAGGAGATCGCGAAGGTGGCCAGCGCGAACAGCGTGGCCTCTTGTGTGTTGCCCGGGAAGAAGGCCGCCGAGATGTACGACACGCCATAGGCATAGATCCCGTAATCGAACCATTCCGTGGCGTTGCCGATGGCGGACGCGGCGATCGCGCGATTCAATAAGCGTTTGGGGGGATGTTGTGAGGCCATGGATATCGCCATCGATTCTCCTGTTGTTATCGTGGAATTGCCGCAGGATGGCCTGGTCAGGCCTTACGATGGAAGGGACTGGCAAGCCCGCCGCCCTGCTCGCGACCAACAGGGTATAGAGGTGGAAGAGGCGGAACAAGCGCGTGGCGGCAAAAATGAAAGCGCATGTTTCGAGCCATCGTCGCAACGCAATCGCCGTGCCGAGGGGCGCAGGCCGCATGCGCGCGCCGCTCGCCCACAAGAATTTTTACGCTTCCAGCGCAACGCGCAAAGGGAAAGACCGTTATGAAGCCCATCAAGACGCCTGGACCCGATCATCCCATCATCATCGAGCACAACCCCAGGCGCGTCGTCGTATCGCTGGGCGGCCGCGTCGTGGCGGACACGCGCGACGCGCTGACGCTGCGCGAGGCCGACTATCCGCCCGTGCACTACATCCCACGCAAGGACGCCGACATGGCGATGCTGCAGCGGACGGACCACGCCACGTATTGCCCCTACAAGGGCGATTGCTCGTACTTCAGCATCTCGCACGGCGGTGCGCGATCGGCAAATGCGGTGTGGACCTACGAGAATCCGCATCCCGCGGTGGCCAGCATCGCCGGACACCTGGCCTTTTACCCCGATCGGGTCGATGCCATCGACGAGCAAGAGTAAGGTTTGCCGATGCGCGGCGCGGCTGCCGATCCTGGGACCGCCCCCGGCGCTTTCGGTGCCGCGCATGGCGCGCGGCGCCGTGTTCATTCGTACTTCTTGCCTAGCGCAAGGAGTTCGGGCGTGCCGATCAGCGCATTCAACTGGTCGAAGTCCAGCATGGCTTCGCGCCAGGGCGCGGTGGTGCCGTGCTCGCGCAGGCTGCCGTAATAGCGCTGCAGCATGTGCGACACGGCGCGTGCCGTGCCGCCCGGGAAGATGACGATGGAAAAGCCCTTGGCCGCCAGTTCGGCCGCGCTCTTTACCGGCGTCATGCCGCCTTCGACCATATTGGCCAGCAGTGGAATGCGCCTGGCGAAACGCCGGCAGGCGGCGTCCATCTGTTCATCCGTGCGCAGGGCCTCGACGAAGATCGCGTCCACGCCGCATTCCAGGTATTGCTCGGCGCGATCCAGGGCGGCCTCCAGTCCTTCGATGGCCAGCGCGTCGGTGCGCGCCAGGATCAGCGTCCGGTCGCTGTGGCGCGCATCCAGCGCCGCGCGCAGCTTGCCGCGCATCTCGGCGGCCGGGACGACGCTTTTGCCGTTCAGGTGCCCGCAGCGCTTGGGGAAACCCTGGTCCTCCAGCTGTATCATCGCGGCCCCCGCGCGCTCGAAGCCGCGCACCGTGCGCTGCACGTTCAGCGCATTGCCGAAGCCGGTGTCGCCATCGACGATGACCGGGCAGGCGACGCGTTCGGTGATGCGGGCCAGGGTCTGCTCGACCTCGGTATAGGTGGTCAGGCCCACGTCGGAGCGCCCCAGCCGCGTGTAGGCGATCGACGCGCCCGACAGGTACAGGGCGTCGAAGCCGGCCTGCTCGGCGATCAGCGCCGATAGGGCGTCGTAGATGCCGGGCGCCAGGATGGCGTGGCCGTCGGCGAGTTTCTGTTTCAGCGTATGCGGCATCATGCCCTCATGGGATAGTGTTTGAGCGTGCCGTCGGCCAGGCGGCGTTTCAACAGGTTGAGCAGCCCGCCCGCTTGCACCATGTCGCGCAGGAAACCGGGAATCGGCTCGCAGGACAGGACGCTGCCGTCGGCCCGTACGATGCGGCAGGCATCCAGATCGATGGCGATGGCCTCGCCTTCCTGGATGGCTTCGGCGTCGCGGCACGTCAGCAGCAGCAGGCCGACGTTGAAGGCGTTGCGAAAGTACAGGCCGCTGAAGCTGGGCGCGATGACGGCGCGCAGGCCCAGCGCGACCAGGGCCGATGCCGCCTGCTCGCGGGAAGAACCGATGCCGAAATTCGGTCCGGCCACGATGACGTCGCCGGGCTGGACCGAGGCGGCGAATTCCGGACGCACACGTTCGAGGCAATGCCGCGCGATCTCGTCCAGGGAGAACTTCATATAGGCACCGGGGGCCAGCTGGTCGGTGTCGATGTCGGCGCCCAGCCGCCAGACACGGTGGGTCTCCCGCGTCCTGGGCGTGGGCGAAGCGGCGGACGGCATTCCACCCTGACCGGCCCGCGGGTCGGCCCGGCCTGAGCCGGCCGCCCCTGCGCCGGCCGCGCCTGAGCCGGCCGCACCCGTTCGCGCATCGGCGCCGGCCCGGGTGGAGAGGGTATCGGCGATTCTGGACGAGGTCATTGCAGCATCTCCCGGGGATCGGCGATGTGTCCGGCCACGGCAGACGCGGCCACGGTGTACGGCGAGGCCAGATAGACCTGCGCCGTGCGCGCGCCCATGCGTCCCTGGAAGTTGCGCGCGGTGGTGGCGATGACGTTGGCGCCTTCCGGAATGGAGCCGCCGTAGCCGGAGCAGGCGCCGCAGGAATTGGGCAGCACGGTCGCGCCGGCCTCTACCAGCGTCGCCATGACGCCTTCGCTTTCCGCCTGCCGCTGGTCGCGCGCGCTGGCCGGCGCGACCATCAGGGCGACGCCGGGCGCGACGTGGCGATGCCGCAGCACGCTGGCGGCGGCGCGCAGGTCTTCCAGCTTGGCGCCCGTACAGGCTCCGATATAGGCGACATGCATGGGCGTGGCGCCGTACTCGCCGATGGGCCGCGAATTGGCCGGACTGTGCGGCGCGGCGATGTGCGGGGCCAGCGTGGAGGCATCGAAACGGTAGCGCTCGGCATCCGCACCGGGATCGGACTGCCAGCGTTCGAGGTCCAGCGCCTGCGTGACGCCGGCGTCGCGCAGGTAGGCGGCGGTCTTGTCATCCGGCGCCACCAGGCCGACCTGCGAACCGATCTCCGCCGACATGTTCGACAGCGTCATGCGTTCCTGCATGGACAGGGCGCGCACCGCCTCGCCGCGGAACTCGACGGCCTGGTAGCGCCCGCCGTTCATGCCGAAGCGGCCGATCATGTGCAGCATCATGTCCTTGGCGGTGACGCCGGGCGGCAGGCGGCCGTCCCACTCCATCATCAGCGTGCGCGGCACCTGGATCCAGATCTCGCCGCTGGCCACCACGCCCAGCATTTCGGTGCTGCCGACGCCAAACATATACGCGCCGAAGGCGCCGCCCGTCGGCGAGTGCGAGTCGCCGCCGACGCACAGCATGCCGGGTCGGATATGGCCGTGTTCCGGTACGACCACGTGGCAGATGCCCTGCGAGTCGTAGACGTGGGGCAGCGCCTGTTCGGCGGCCCAGTCGCGGGCGATGCGCACGATCTTGCGGGATTCGTCGTCGGCCTCCGGAACGTAGTGGTCCATGACCAGCACGACCTTGTCACGGTCCCAGATGCCGGTGCCCAGGGCCTCCAGCATGGGTTTGAGGCGACGCGGCCCGCTGGAGTCGTGGAACATGGCCAGGTCGACACGGCACGTGACGATATCGCCGGGCGCGACGGCGTCGCGTCCGCTGGCGGCGGCAAGCAGCTTCTGGGCCAGGGTTTGGGCGGGCATGGGCGGCCTTTTGCGATGTCAGTGGAGTATGAAGAGGGCGACCGAGGGCGTCGCGCGATGGCGATGGCGATG is from Bordetella bronchialis and encodes:
- a CDS encoding DUF427 domain-containing protein encodes the protein MKPIKTPGPDHPIIIEHNPRRVVVSLGGRVVADTRDALTLREADYPPVHYIPRKDADMAMLQRTDHATYCPYKGDCSYFSISHGGARSANAVWTYENPHPAVASIAGHLAFYPDRVDAIDEQE
- a CDS encoding isocitrate lyase/PEP mutase family protein is translated as MMPHTLKQKLADGHAILAPGIYDALSALIAEQAGFDALYLSGASIAYTRLGRSDVGLTTYTEVEQTLARITERVACPVIVDGDTGFGNALNVQRTVRGFERAGAAMIQLEDQGFPKRCGHLNGKSVVPAAEMRGKLRAALDARHSDRTLILARTDALAIEGLEAALDRAEQYLECGVDAIFVEALRTDEQMDAACRRFARRIPLLANMVEGGMTPVKSAAELAAKGFSIVIFPGGTARAVSHMLQRYYGSLREHGTTAPWREAMLDFDQLNALIGTPELLALGKKYE
- a CDS encoding MFS transporter, with amino-acid sequence MAISMASQHPPKRLLNRAIAASAIGNATEWFDYGIYAYGVSYISAAFFPGNTQEATLFALATFAISFLVRPFGGLFWGPLGDRLGRKAVLALTILMMSGATVCIGLIPSHQTIGLWAPTLLILLRMVQGFSTGGEYGGAATFMAEYAPDKRRGFCGSFLELGTLGGFSLGALLMLGFSVLLDDAAMHAWGWRIPFFLALPMGMIGMYLRSRMKETPVFREAEEVLNENQEQELKGSVKEVCTDYKGQVLALGGLVVALNVVNYTLLSFAPTYFANQLGLSTQESLIVPIIGMLFMMLFLPFIGWLSDRVGRKPMWWASLIGLFALAIPMFHLMATGLTGAIVGYAILGLLYTPQLATISATFPAMFPTHVRFAGFAIAYNVSTSLFGGTAPAINDWLIGKTGSNMVPAYYMMGACVVGAWALMHVVETAGHSLRGSHIPGTRASVQEVRKLDTQGVGGG
- a CDS encoding 3-isopropylmalate dehydratase; the encoded protein is MPSAASPTPRTRETHRVWRLGADIDTDQLAPGAYMKFSLDEIARHCLERVRPEFAASVQPGDVIVAGPNFGIGSSREQAASALVALGLRAVIAPSFSGLYFRNAFNVGLLLLTCRDAEAIQEGEAIAIDLDACRIVRADGSVLSCEPIPGFLRDMVQAGGLLNLLKRRLADGTLKHYPMRA
- a CDS encoding 3-isopropylmalate dehydratase large subunit translates to MPAQTLAQKLLAAASGRDAVAPGDIVTCRVDLAMFHDSSGPRRLKPMLEALGTGIWDRDKVVLVMDHYVPEADDESRKIVRIARDWAAEQALPHVYDSQGICHVVVPEHGHIRPGMLCVGGDSHSPTGGAFGAYMFGVGSTEMLGVVASGEIWIQVPRTLMMEWDGRLPPGVTAKDMMLHMIGRFGMNGGRYQAVEFRGEAVRALSMQERMTLSNMSAEIGSQVGLVAPDDKTAAYLRDAGVTQALDLERWQSDPGADAERYRFDASTLAPHIAAPHSPANSRPIGEYGATPMHVAYIGACTGAKLEDLRAAASVLRHRHVAPGVALMVAPASARDQRQAESEGVMATLVEAGATVLPNSCGACSGYGGSIPEGANVIATTARNFQGRMGARTAQVYLASPYTVAASAVAGHIADPREMLQ